In Acidobacteriota bacterium, the following are encoded in one genomic region:
- the pssA gene encoding CDP-diacylglycerol--serine O-phosphatidyltransferase — MSKPQGNSQGGDQGKAQGKVRRRLRQGTYLLPSAFTIGNMLLGFYAVVLGLNGNFQRAAVMIFVAAIIDTLDGRIARLSGTESEFGREYDSLADVLTFGMAPGLLGFLWGLDQWDRLGWLIPLFYVVCTATRLARFNVQTTTDYDSRYFVGLPAPAAACAISSVLFFAPDPKVLEKTWSLSLEGAMMLAFVTIGILMVSTFRYHSFKKFDLRRRWSYRGLIPLAAILLTLVYYPPAFFLAIGFFYTLSGPVAWLGGRLRRSPMTTPEASGDAEHT, encoded by the coding sequence GTGAGCAAGCCGCAGGGGAACAGTCAGGGAGGGGACCAAGGGAAGGCCCAGGGGAAAGTTCGGCGACGGCTGCGCCAGGGCACTTATCTCCTGCCATCGGCCTTCACCATCGGCAACATGCTCCTCGGCTTCTACGCCGTGGTGCTGGGGCTCAACGGCAATTTCCAGCGCGCCGCGGTGATGATCTTCGTGGCCGCCATCATCGACACGCTGGACGGCCGCATCGCCCGCCTCTCGGGCACCGAATCGGAGTTCGGCCGGGAATACGACTCCCTCGCCGACGTGCTCACCTTCGGCATGGCGCCGGGACTCCTGGGGTTCCTGTGGGGATTGGATCAGTGGGACCGCCTGGGCTGGCTGATCCCCCTCTTCTACGTCGTCTGTACCGCTACCCGGCTGGCCCGGTTCAACGTTCAAACCACCACCGACTACGATTCCCGCTATTTCGTCGGCCTGCCGGCGCCGGCGGCGGCCTGTGCCATCAGCTCGGTCCTCTTCTTCGCCCCGGATCCCAAAGTCCTGGAGAAGACCTGGTCCCTATCCCTCGAAGGCGCCATGATGCTCGCCTTCGTCACCATCGGCATCCTCATGGTCTCCACCTTTCGCTACCACAGCTTCAAAAAGTTCGACCTGCGGCGGCGCTGGAGCTACCGCGGCCTGATCCCCCTGGCAGCCATCCTGCTGACCCTGGTGTACTATCCGCCGGCCTTCTTCCTCGCCATCGGCTTCTTCTACACCCTCTCCGGTCCCGTCGCCTGGCTCGGAGGCCGCCTCCGGCGCTCGCCGATGACGACGCCGGAAGCCAGCGGCGATGCGGAACACACCTGA